From Candidatus Neomarinimicrobiota bacterium:
ATTCTCTATTGTAATGGATGGTGAAACTTGGTTAGAACCTTGGCAAAACGATGCTGAAGCAGAAATATGTGGCGCACCCGTTGCTCCTCATGATGGATCAGGTTCATACACCTATGAAGCAACTGAAACAACCTTAACTTTATCTGGCGAAGGCGCCTTTATGGGTTTACCAAAAGCCAATAACGCAGGCGAACTTCCTAATGTAGATCTTCCTACATCAATCACCTATACGATTACAGAGTTTGTCAGAGACGGTGCTGGCAAAAGACTTGTATTAGATATTGAATGTGGCACTGGTGTTTGGTGGCGTTTTACGTTTGTTTCACAATAAATAAAGCCCTTCAGATAATATTAGGTGGCAGTCATAACTGTCACCTAATATTATCGCACCCATTCTTGAAATATCATTTTTGATATTTTCCACATTATAAAACAGAAGCAAAAGGTAATTAATAATTAACTTTAGCTATGAAATTTCTAAGGATATTCACAATCCTATCCATTGTATTTATTCTTAATTCATGTAATTCAGATGATGAGAAGAAGTTGCCTAGTATTTCTATTGAAAGCATCCAAGTAGAAGAAGGAAACACTACCAATTATCTTGAGGTGATGTTGACCTTAACAAATTCTGTTGATTATGATCTATCCGTTGATGTGCGTACTGTAGATGGTACGGCTATTAAGGGGGAAGATTATACTGATTTATATGAAGTAATTATCTTTTATGCTGGACAAGAACAGGCCTCATTTAATATTGAAATTCTCGGTGATGATATTCCTGAGGATAATGAAATATTTTCAATCAGGCTTGAAAATCCACACAATGTAAATATAGTTAATAGTACTGCTACAGTTGCTCTCATTAATGATGATGAACATGTTTTCCGTATTCCGGAAATAGGATACTCCACACCTGACTCATACGACGGGATGACCATGATTTGGAGGGATGAGTTTGATGGACCAGAATTAAATAGTAATAACTGGACGTTTGAGATTGGCACCGGAAACTGGGGTTGGGGAAACAATGAATTACAAAATTATCAAGAAGATAATACCAGTATAATTGATGGCAATCTTGTTATTGAAGCAAGAAGACAAACATTAGGGAATAGTCGTTATACTTCTTCCCGATTAATTACAAAAAATAAGCAGTTTTTCCAATACGGTCGAGTAGATATTCGTGCAGTTATGCCCAAAGGTCAAGGAATATGGCCAGCACTATGGATGCTCGGGAGCAATATATTACAGGTTAGTTGGCCTTCTTGTGGAGAAATTGATATTATGGAAATGATTGGGGGAGAAGGAAGAGATAATGTCGTTCACGGTACCGCACATTGGGATCAGGGTGGACA
This genomic window contains:
- a CDS encoding family 16 glycosylhydrolase, whose amino-acid sequence is MPSISIESIQVEEGNTTNYLEVMLTLTNSVDYDLSVDVRTVDGTAIKGEDYTDLYEVIIFYAGQEQASFNIEILGDDIPEDNEIFSIRLENPHNVNIVNSTATVALINDDEHVFRIPEIGYSTPDSYDGMTMIWRDEFDGPELNSNNWTFEIGTGNWGWGNNELQNYQEDNTSIIDGNLVIEARRQTLGNSRYTSSRLITKNKQFFQYGRVDIRAVMPKGQGIWPALWMLGSNILQVSWPSCGEIDIMEMIGGEGRDNVVHGTAHWDQGGHVSYGQSMSNPSGELSEEYHVYSIIWDEQRIRWFFDDINYNTIDITPAALSAFHDNFFFIMNIAVGGNWPGSPDNTTLFPQWMIVDYIRVFQ